The Triticum aestivum cultivar Chinese Spring chromosome 7B, IWGSC CS RefSeq v2.1, whole genome shotgun sequence genome window below encodes:
- the LOC123162638 gene encoding ribosomal protein S7, mitochondrial-like, with protein MGDFDGEQKELIKKLVKFRMIDGKRMRVRAIVYKTFHRLARSECDVIKLMVDTVDNIKPICEVVKVGVAGTIYDVPGIVARDRQQTLAIRWILGASFKRRISYRISLEKCSFAKILDAYRKRGISRKRRENLHGLASTNRSFVHFRWW; from the coding sequence ATGGGGGACTTTGATGGTGAGCAAAAAGAATTGATCAAGAAATTGGTAAAATTTCGCATGATCGATGGTAAAAGAATGAGAGTTCGTGCTATTGTTTATAAAACTTTTCACCGCCTAGCTCGAAGTGAATGCGATGTAATAAAActtatggttgacaccgtagataaTATAAAGCCAATATGCGAAGTGGTCAAAGTAGGAGTCGCAGGTACTATTTATGATGTTCCTGGGATTGTAGCCAGGGATCGTCAACAAACCTTAGCTATTCGTTGGATCCTTGGAGCATCTTTCAAACGACGTATAAGCTACAGGATAAGCTTAGAGAAATGTTCATTTGCTAAGATATTGGATGCTTACCGAAAGAGGGGAATTTCACGTAAGAGAAGGGAGAATCTTCATGGACTGGCTTCCACCAATCGGAGTTTCGTGCATTTCAGATGGTGGTAA
- the LOC123160209 gene encoding putative ATP synthase protein YMF19, whose product MTWEGSGHPYPGRQPPSFTSEMAKIPFWKVNLFLYRYKIAKVRFGVFSFLFEIQIEMPQLDKLTYFSQFFWLCLLLFTFYILLFNNNNGILGISRILKLRNQLLSRRGGEIRSKDPKNLEDISRKGFSTGLSYMYSSLSEVSQWCKTVDYLRKRRKITLISDFGEISGSRGMERQILYLISKFSYNTSSSRITCWKNIMLTHVPHGQGSIVL is encoded by the coding sequence ATGACTTGGGAGGGTTCCGGTCACCCCTACCCGGGCAGACAACCTCCCTCATTCACATCAGAAATGGCAAAGATTCCATTTTGGAAAGTCAATCTCTTTTTGTATAGATATAAAATAGCAAAAGTACGGTTCGGAGTCTTTTCTTTCTTATTTGAAATCCAAATCGAAATGCCTCAACTTGATAAATTAACTTATTTCTCACAATTTTTCTGGTTATGTCTTCTCCTCTTTACTTTTTATATTCTCTTATTTAATAATAATAATGGAATACTTGGAATTAGTAGAATTCTCAAACTACGGAACCAACTGCTTTCGCGCCGGGGGGGCGAGATCCGGAGCAAGGACCCTAAGAATCTAGAAGATATCTCAAGAAAAGGTTTTAGCACCGGTCTCTCATATATGTACTCCAGTTTATCCGAAGTATCCCAATGGTGTAAGACCGTCGACTATTTGAGAAAAAGGAGGAAAATCACTCTGATCTCTGATTTCGGAGAAATAAGTGGCTCACGAGGAATGGAGAGACAGATTCTCTATTTGATCTCGAAGTTCTCATATAACACTTCTTCCAGTCGGATCACTTGTTGGAAAAACATAATGCTCACACATGTTCCACACGGGCAAGGAAGCATAGTATTATGA